A stretch of Alkaliphilus flagellatus DNA encodes these proteins:
- the rpe gene encoding ribulose-phosphate 3-epimerase, producing the protein MMKLAPSILSADFSNLLADIKKVEEAGCDLLHIDVMDGHFVPNITIGPLVMEGLKGKTKLPFDVHLMIENPDRYIPQFAKAGAHIISVHSEACIHLHRTIQLIKDNGAKAAVALNPATPLNVIEHVLEDLDMVLIMTVNPGFGGQSFIESSLSKIEALRKIIDTRGLNVDIQVDGGIKVDNVKKVIDAGANIVVAGSAIFNSENITQTVKQFRENTNL; encoded by the coding sequence ATGATGAAATTAGCTCCATCAATATTGTCAGCAGATTTTTCTAACTTATTAGCAGATATAAAAAAAGTCGAAGAGGCAGGCTGTGACCTTCTTCACATAGATGTAATGGATGGGCACTTTGTTCCAAATATTACAATAGGTCCACTTGTTATGGAAGGTCTTAAGGGTAAAACTAAGCTTCCTTTTGATGTACATTTAATGATAGAAAATCCAGATAGATATATTCCTCAGTTTGCTAAAGCAGGAGCTCACATAATATCTGTCCATAGTGAGGCTTGTATTCATTTGCATAGAACTATACAACTTATTAAAGATAATGGTGCAAAGGCAGCTGTTGCACTTAATCCTGCCACACCTTTAAATGTAATAGAGCATGTACTTGAGGACTTAGATATGGTTCTTATAATGACAGTTAATCCTGGATTTGGAGGACAAAGCTTTATTGAATCAAGCCTATCAAAAATAGAGGCATTAAGAAAAATAATAGATACTAGGGGACTTAATGTTGATATTCAAGTAGATGGTGGTATTAAAGTAGATAATGTTAAAAAGGTTATAGATGCTGGTGCCAATATAGTTGTTGCTGGTTCTGCCATATTTAATAGTGAAAATATTACACAAACAGTAAAACAATTTAGAGAAAATACTAATTTATAA
- a CDS encoding thiamine diphosphokinase → MKVTVVTNGHIENMNILKSVIENSDYIICADGAAKYLMKLNIYPNILVGDLDSINKDAFQWIENGGVKVQQFPVKKDMTDTELAIEFALEQSPSTITIVGAIGSRMDHSLGNIMLLYKIHKMGIKANIINEINHITITDSTINVAGKIGQTISVIPISGDVKGVTLEGLEYPLTNHDIDMGSSLGISNRFIKDRATISVKEGTVLVIKVCDEV, encoded by the coding sequence ATGAAAGTAACCGTAGTAACAAATGGTCATATTGAAAACATGAACATTTTAAAATCTGTTATTGAAAACAGTGATTATATTATTTGTGCAGATGGTGCAGCTAAATACTTAATGAAATTAAATATTTATCCAAATATATTGGTGGGAGATCTCGACTCCATTAACAAAGATGCCTTTCAGTGGATAGAAAACGGTGGAGTCAAGGTTCAGCAGTTTCCTGTAAAGAAGGATATGACAGATACGGAGTTAGCTATAGAATTTGCCTTAGAGCAGTCACCGAGTACAATAACTATTGTAGGTGCCATAGGCTCTCGTATGGACCATAGTTTAGGTAATATAATGTTACTGTATAAAATTCATAAAATGGGTATTAAGGCAAATATCATTAATGAGATAAACCATATTACTATAACAGATAGTACTATAAATGTAGCAGGGAAAATAGGACAAACTATTTCGGTAATACCTATTAGTGGAGATGTAAAGGGTGTTACATTAGAAGGGTTAGAATATCCTTTAACTAATCACGATATCGATATGGGAAGCTCTTTAGGTATTAGTAATAGATTTATAAAAGATAGGGCAACTATTTCAGTTAAAGAAGGAACTGTTTTAGTTATTAAGGTTTGTGACGAAGTATAA